In the genome of Myxococcus guangdongensis, the window CAGGACCCCGTGCCCATGCCGGGTACGTGGTTTCACGGCCGGCGTCAAGCTCGCCGCGCGCTGACGACGCTCACGGCGTGGGCAGGCCGGTGGCCGTGATGATGGCCTTCAAGTCGTCGTCGGTGAAGAACAGGCCACCGCCCACGAAGAAGTCGCGGCCGGCGATGAGCCGCTGGGTGACGACGTCGCGCTGCTGCGCGTTGAGCATGTCGTCCATGCCCGCAACGACGAAGAGGTGGTCGAAGGCCTGGGCCCGCAGCGTGGCGCGCAGCCGGGGGTAGCGCAGCTCGTCCGCCGCGAAGTTGAAGGCGTCCATCTTCAAGGTCAGCGCGTCGTCGAACAGGTGCAGGTCCGCGCCCACGCCGCCGGTGGACTCGATGAGACCCACGCGCAGGGTGGTGAAGTACCAGCGCTTGGCGAACTGGGCGCTGATCTTCAGGCTCTCCTTGGTCACCTTCTGGGTCTGGATGACCGGGTCGCCCTCCGACGGCGGGTTGGTCTGCACCACCTGGGTGGTGACGGTGCCGCGCGGGTCGTCGACAATCTCCAGCAGGTAGTACTTGTCCGGCCGGGGGATGAGGCGCAGGGACAGCATGTTCTTCGAGCGGCCCTGCGCGGCCAGGTAGGTGCTCTGGATGCCCACCTCCGTCTGGAGCTCCGTGAGGCGGGAGACCAGGTTGGACACGTCGCGCACCGTCTCGCGCACCTCGCGGCCCACGCTCTCGTCGGTGAGCAGCATGCCGGCGGTGCTCTCGCCGTCCTTCACCTTCTGGGTGATCTCCTCGAGGTTGCCCAGGGAGTTGTCCAGCTTGGTGAGCGTCTGCTTGAGGCTGGCGACGCTCTCCTTGAAGTCCCCTTCCCCGCTGCCGACGATGTTCTTGACGCTGGCGAGCACCTCGCGGACGTCGCGGGTGATGAACTCGATGTTGTCGACGATGCGGCCCACGTCGGCCTGGTTGCTCTGGGTAATCGTCCGCACGTCGGACGACACGCCCTCGAAGTTGGCCAGGATGACGTCCAGGCGGTCCGCGTTGCGGCGCACGGTGGCGTCCACCGAGTCCGACAACCGCACCAGGTTCTCCACGATGCGCTGGAGCGAGCCCGCGCCGCGCTCACCACCGAGCACCTCGCGCAGCGCGCCCGTCACCTGCTGGATGTCGGAGGTGATCTGCGACAGCGACTCGAAGATGGCCTCCATGCCCTGGCTGTCGATGACGCGGCGGATCTGCCCCTGCGACTCCAGCTTGGGCGCGTTCTCCGTGCCGGGGTTCAAGTCCAGCAGGTAGTCGCCCAGGAGCGACTCCGAGCGCTTGGTGAGGACCGCGTCCTCCCGGAGGTCCACGTCGTTGCGGATCTTCAGGAACACCCGCGCCCGCGTGCCCTCCAGGACGATGTCGTCAATCTCTCCCACCCGGATGCCGGCGATCTGCACGCGCCCGCGCACCGCGAGGCCGGAGGCATCCCGGAAGTAGGCCCAGACGCGCGTGGAGTCACTGTCGCTCAGGCCGCCCTCGCGCGCGAACAGCACGAAGCCGACGAAAAAGGCCCCCGCGGCGATGACCAGCAGGCCAACACGGAAAGGCGTAACGAGCTTCTTCACCTGATGTGACTCCGAGGGCGACCGGCCGGGCGCGACTCTAACGTTTTGCATCCGGAGTGCCACATTTTCCTGAAACCGGACCCGGCGGGGGCGACCCTGTCAATTCTTCCCGAACCACGTCTCCAGGAACACCTTCACCGCGGGGTGCTGGGACATGCGCAGCTGCTCCGGGGTGCCGTTCTCCACGATGACGCCCTTGGACAGGAAGGCGATCTGGTCCGCCACGTTGAAGGCGGAGGAGATGTCGTGGCTGATGACCACGCTGGTGACGCCCAGCCCCTTTTGAGCCGCGAGGATCATCTCGTCCACGGAGTCCGTGGTGATGGGGTCCAGGCCCGTGGTCGGCTCGTCGTAGAGGACGATCTTCGGGTCCAGCACCACCGCCCGCGCCAGGCCCACGCGCTTGCGCATGCCGCCCGACAGGTCCGAGGGGAACTTCGACTCCACCTCCCGCTTCAGGTCCATCAGGTCCAGCTTGGCGCGGACCTTGGCGTACAGCGCGTCCTCGGACAGCTTCGTGTGCTGGCGCAGCGGGAAGGCCACGTTCTCGAACACCGTCATCGAGTCGAACAGGGCCGCGGCCTGGAACACCATGCCGAACTTGTTGCGCACCCGCTGCAGGTCCTCGACACCCATGGGGACGATGTCCTCCCCATCGATGACCACCTGGCCGCTGTCCGGGCGGAGCAGGCCGATCATGTGCTTCATCAGCACCGTCTTCCCGGAGCCGGAGCCCCCGAGGATGACGCACGTGCTGCCTTGCGGCACGGAGAGGTTGATGCCGGTGAGCACCTTGTTCTCACCGAACGTCTTCTGCAGGTCCACGATTTGAATCATCGGCTTCGTGGACGCGCCGGCGTCGGGACGCGGAGGAGGACCGGAGGCAGCCATCAGTGCATCACGATGCCCACGAGGAAATCGAGGATGAAGATGGACAGCGCGCTCGCCACCATCGCCTCCGTCGTCGCCTGACCGACGCCCTTGGCGCCGCCCGAGGCGTTGAAGCCCTTGTAGCAACAGATGAGCGCCACCGAGAGGCCGAAGACCGCGCCCTTGATGACACCCTCGTACACGTCCGCCGGCTCCAGCCACGCCTGGGTGCGGGTCAGGAACGTGCCCGGGGAGATGCCCAGCCCGCCCACCGCGACGAAGTACGCGCCCGACATGCCCGTCGTGTTGAACAACATGGTGAGCATGGGGACCATGAACAGGCCGGCCAGCACCCGGGGGACCAGCAGGTACTGGACCGGGTTGACGGCCATGGTCTCCAGGGCGTCCACCTGCTCGGTGACGCGCATGGTGCCCAGCTCGGTGCACATGGCGGAGCCCGCCCGCATGGTGACCATCAGCGCGGAGAACACCGCCGCCAGCTCCCGCGTCAGGGTCAGCGCCACCGTGGGGCCCACCAGGCTCTCCGCGTCGAACATGCGGAAGGCCTCGGAGGTCTGCAGGGCGAACACCATGCCCGTGAAGAGCCCCGTCAACCCGACGATGAAGATGGAGCCCACGCCCACGAAGTCCAGCTGGGCGAACAGGTTGTGGAGCCGGTAGGGGGGCCGGACGCTCCACCGGGCCACGTCGAAGGCCAGCGTCACCACGCCACCAATGGAGCTGACGACGTCGATGAGGCCCTTGCCGAAGCTGGTCACCGTCTGGGTGAGCATCCCGGGCTCGCGAGCCGGCTTGCTGGGGGTCTGCGTGGTCATGCGTTCAGGCGCCTACTCTTACGTGGTGCGAAGGGGGGCACAAGCGAAGTGTTCCCGTGCGCGCGGACGACGAAGGGACTACCTCACTTCGAAGCGTTGCGTTTATGTTCCGCGCCCCTTTCCTTCATGCCCGGCTCCCCGTCAGGCGCGCCGGGCCGAGAACTCAGACGAACATGGCAACTCAAAAGGTCGGCGGCGAGGTGGACGCGTACTGCACCCGCTGCAAGCTCACCCTCGCGCACACCATCCTGGCGATGGTGGGAACGAAGATCGCACGGGTGCGCTGCAACACGTGCAACGGGGACCACGCCTACCGCGGGGCTCCGGGCACCACGGACCGCCCCACGTCCTCCAGCAGCAGTGGCAGCACCCCGCGCGCGAGCCGGGCGTCGTCCAGCGGCATCTCCAAGGCGGAGAAGATCATCATCTCCTTCGAGGAGCAGCTGGCGGGCAAGGACGTCGCCAACGCGCCCCGCTACAGCCCCAAGGACACCTACGCGGTGGATCAGGTCCTCCAGCACCCGACGTTCGGCGTGGGCTTCGTGACGGCGGTGCGGGGCGACAAGTTCGACATCACCTTCCGCACGGACACCAAGACGCTGGTGCACGGCCGGGGCGGCGCTCCCACCGAGAAGCCCACCTTCAGCCCGCCCGTCCGGCAGGCCTCCGGCCCCGCGGACAAGCCCCAGGCCGCCGCGCTGGACACCCCCGCCGAGGACGCTCCCGTCAGCGAGGGTTGACCAGAAAGAGCCTGGAGGGCGAAGTTCGGCGGAATCGCTCGTGCGCACCCGCTCACCGCCCTTCCTGGCTTTTCTGGTCTTGGCCCTGGCCGCGTCGTCGGCCATGGCCGTCCCGGTTTCGGGGAGGCCCGGGTTGGAGGTGCTCGCCTCCCCCACCCAGGTCGTCCTTGGGAGGGACAAGACGGTCTCCCTGCAGGTCAGCGTGCCTCCGGAGACGGGGGTGCTGCGGGTGGCGGCCTCCTCCGGACACTTCGCCGAGGAGCGGCTGTCGCACGGCGCGGTGCGCACCTTCCTGTGGACGCCGCCGTCCGTCCGTCATCCGCTGGTCGCGGTGTTCCTGTTCTGGGTGGAGGCCGCCGAGGGCCCGCCCGATGTCACCGTGCTGCGGCTGGCCTTGCTCGGGCAGACGACGCTCGACGTGGCGACCTCGCCCGGGGCCTCCGTCACGGTGCTCGTGGGGGAGACGCACTTCGGTCCGGTCCAGGCGGATGGGCGGGGCAAGGCGCGCGTCCCGCTGGAGGTGCCTCCGGGAGTCGATTCGGCGCGGGTGCTCGCCACGCGGGGTGAGCTGCACACGGATGCGTCCGCTCCGTTGGATGTCCCGAGTGTGAGTCCCCATGTCGCGGCCCTCTCCCCCGCACCCATGCCCGCCCAGGGCGGGTGGTTGCTCGTCGCGGGTGAGGGACCGCTGGATGTGGCGCGGTTGAAATTGCGCATCGAGGGCGGTCGGGCCGAGCCCACCGAGGTGGGTGACATCGCTCGGTTCCAGGTGACTCCGGATGATGACGCCGCCTCGGTGACGGCCGTCGTCCAGGGCGACGGGGGCGACGTGCGTGCGCACGCGGAGATCTTCCGGGTCCTCGTGACGAAGCCCGCCGTCGCCGTGGCGCCCCCTGCTCCCGTGGTCGACGCGTCGTGGCGTCCCGCGCTCCAGGTGCTCGCGGGAGGCGTGTTCGCGCGAGGCGACAACTCAGGGCCGTTCGGCGCGCTGGGGGTGGCGTTCACCGCGCCCTGGTGGGAGCGACGACTGGCGGGGGAGTTCGAAGTGGGCGTGCGGGCCGCGTCATTCCAGGGGACGGTGGGCGCGCTGGGCGCGGTGCGTTCGCAGGTGCTCGCGGTGCCGCTGCTCGTGTCGGCGCGCGTCGAGTTGTTACGCGGCGCGGCGCTGTCCCTGTACGGCCGAGCAGGAGGAGGAGTGGCGCCTTTCCGTCACCGACTCCAGAGCGACTTCCCGGCCGAGGTGAAAGAGAGCAAGCTTTCCGGCATGGGGTTCCTGGCCATCCAGGGCGCGTACCGATTCGGGCGCTGGAGCGCGCTGGGAGAGCTGCGGGGTGCGTGGGCTCCGGCGAGCACGCCGTGGTTGGACGCGCAGCTCGGCGGTGTTTCGGCGCTGCTGGGGATGAGGTTCGAGCCATGACTCGCGGGCTCGTGCTCCTGGCGCTGACGCTGTTGTCCGCCTGTGGCTCGAGCACGTCGCTGCCCGCGCCACGCATCGTCTCCATCAGGCCCGCCTCGGACACCGTCGGACGCACCGACCCCATTCTCTTGCAGATCGATGCGGCGTACCCCATCCGCCTGGACTACGCAGAAGGAGAGGTGCAGATCCAAGGCCGCATGCGGGTGTGGATCGGCGAGCACGAGGCCAGGGTGATCGCGCTGGACGCGCAGAGCCTCTTCGCGGTGGACCTCCCCGCGAACCTCGGCGCCGCGGGCTATGACGTGCGCGTGGCCCTTGCCGATGGGCGTGAGACCACCAGCCCCCAGGGATTCACGCTCTTGAGTCAGGACGCGGGCACACCGGACGCGGGCCCGGACGGCGGCATCCCTGACGGAGGCATCTACGTCGCGGACGGAGGACCCGAGCCGGAACCCGAGCCCGACGCGGGGCCGGACCCGACTCGTCCGATGAGCGAGGGAGACATCACCGGCTAC includes:
- a CDS encoding MlaD family protein translates to MKKLVTPFRVGLLVIAAGAFFVGFVLFAREGGLSDSDSTRVWAYFRDASGLAVRGRVQIAGIRVGEIDDIVLEGTRARVFLKIRNDVDLREDAVLTKRSESLLGDYLLDLNPGTENAPKLESQGQIRRVIDSQGMEAIFESLSQITSDIQQVTGALREVLGGERGAGSLQRIVENLVRLSDSVDATVRRNADRLDVILANFEGVSSDVRTITQSNQADVGRIVDNIEFITRDVREVLASVKNIVGSGEGDFKESVASLKQTLTKLDNSLGNLEEITQKVKDGESTAGMLLTDESVGREVRETVRDVSNLVSRLTELQTEVGIQSTYLAAQGRSKNMLSLRLIPRPDKYYLLEIVDDPRGTVTTQVVQTNPPSEGDPVIQTQKVTKESLKISAQFAKRWYFTTLRVGLIESTGGVGADLHLFDDALTLKMDAFNFAADELRYPRLRATLRAQAFDHLFVVAGMDDMLNAQQRDVVTQRLIAGRDFFVGGGLFFTDDDLKAIITATGLPTP
- a CDS encoding ABC transporter ATP-binding protein; the encoded protein is MAASGPPPRPDAGASTKPMIQIVDLQKTFGENKVLTGINLSVPQGSTCVILGGSGSGKTVLMKHMIGLLRPDSGQVVIDGEDIVPMGVEDLQRVRNKFGMVFQAAALFDSMTVFENVAFPLRQHTKLSEDALYAKVRAKLDLMDLKREVESKFPSDLSGGMRKRVGLARAVVLDPKIVLYDEPTTGLDPITTDSVDEMILAAQKGLGVTSVVISHDISSAFNVADQIAFLSKGVIVENGTPEQLRMSQHPAVKVFLETWFGKN
- a CDS encoding MlaE family ABC transporter permease; this translates as MTTQTPSKPAREPGMLTQTVTSFGKGLIDVVSSIGGVVTLAFDVARWSVRPPYRLHNLFAQLDFVGVGSIFIVGLTGLFTGMVFALQTSEAFRMFDAESLVGPTVALTLTRELAAVFSALMVTMRAGSAMCTELGTMRVTEQVDALETMAVNPVQYLLVPRVLAGLFMVPMLTMLFNTTGMSGAYFVAVGGLGISPGTFLTRTQAWLEPADVYEGVIKGAVFGLSVALICCYKGFNASGGAKGVGQATTEAMVASALSIFILDFLVGIVMH